A window of Primulina tabacum isolate GXHZ01 chromosome 4, ASM2559414v2, whole genome shotgun sequence contains these coding sequences:
- the LOC142541611 gene encoding putative pentatricopeptide repeat-containing protein At3g25060, mitochondrial, whose translation MLVGKWILEDLKTLLLTCKDRACVSKIHGVLITSGLFSNKFSAAQLISSYARVGDVYLAHKLFDSLPKRGTESSNALIVAYSRENLQHEVVSLYKEMGFQGVKPDSSTFTMAIKACTGLMDLELGDKIWRRAVDCGYEHDVFVGSSVMNLYAKCGKMDEATCVFERMRRKDVVSWCTMITGFVKIGKLNEALNTYRRMCQEGFEGDKVVMLALIQVCSNIEDLKRASSLHGYMIRRDFLMDVMVQTSLVDMYAKNGEMAIACTLFRTMNCRNIVSWSTLISGYAQNGLSRNALESIIEMQSCGFEPDLVSLVGALLACSQIGFLIFGRAIHGYIVKRVDVNKILVTSLVDMYAKCGALSSARILFDRMSSGDVILWNTIITSYGNHGHGEEVLSLFHQMIKTNTKPDHATFASLLSALSHAGLVEEGKYLFDIMIKEFKVQPTEKHLVCLIDLLARAGQVEVAWKLIDSMACEPVIAIWVALLSGCLNHKKFFVGEFVAKKVLELNPDSPGIYSLVSNFFSAARKWDEVAKLRKLMKMEGMKKEPGYSVVEVSGVFHSFLAESKCHPRYQQILGVLEEMEIEMRAMGYVPKTEFVSHNI comes from the coding sequence ATGCTTGTGGGCAAATGGATTCTTGAGGACCTTAAGACGTTGCTACTGACCTGTAAAGACAGAGCTTGCGTTTCCAAGATCCACGGCGTGCTGATTACGTCTGGGCTCTTCAGCAATAAATTTTCAGCTGCCCAACTAATATCTTCATATGCCCGAGTGGGCGATGTGTATCTAGCCCACAAGCTATTTGACAGCTTGCCGAAACGAGGTACAGAATCTTCCAATGCATTGATCGTTGCGTATTCTCGTGAAAATTTACAACATGAAGTCGTAAGTTTGTATAAAGAAATGGGTTTCCAAGGAGTTAAGCCCGACAGCTCGACCTTTACAATGGCTATCAAAGCCTGCACCGGATTGATGGACTTGGAGTTGGGTGATAAAATCTGGAGACGAGCGGTGGATTGTGGATATGAGCATGATGTTTTTGTGGGATCGTCTGTCATGAATCTGTATGCCAAGTGTGGGAAAATGGACGAGGCGACATGCGTGTTTGAGAGGATGAGGAGAAAGGATGTTGTTTCTTGGTGCACTATGATCACTGGGTTTGTCAAGATTGGGAAATTAAATGAGGCTTTGAATACCTACAGAAGGATGTGCCAAGAGGGATTCGAAGGTGACAAGGTAGTCATGTTGGCCCTGATACAGGTTTGTTCAAATATTGAGGACTTGAAAAGGGCTTCCTCTTTGCATGGCTATATGATTAGGAGAGATTTCCTTATGGATGTAATGGTACAGACTAGCCTTGTGGACATGTACGCCAAGAATGGAGAGATGGCCATTGCTTGTACTCTATTTAGAACCATGAATTGTCGGAATATTGTTTCTTGGAGTACTTTAATCTCCGGGTATGCACAAAACGGACTTTCAAGGAATGCACTTGAATCGATAATTGAGATGCAAAGTTGTGGCTTTGAGCCAGACTTGGTTTCACTCGTTGGTGCACTTCTTGCTTGTTCTCAAATTGGGTTCCTGATATTTGGTAGGGCAATACATGGATATATTGTTAAAAGAGTTGATGTAAATAAAATTCTTGTTACATCTCTAGTTGATATGTATGCAAAATGTGGAGCCCTTTCCTCTGCTCGTATTTTATTTGACAGGATGAGTTCGGGGGATGTGATATTGTGGAATACCATCATTACTAGTTATGGGAATCATGGACATGGGGAAGAGGTTCTCTCACTTTTCCATCAAATGATAAAGACAAATACAAAACCAGATCACGCGACATTTGCATCTCTTCTCTCCGCATTGAGTCACGCAGGATTAGTTGAGGAAGGGAAGTACTTGTTTGATATCATGATCAAAGAATTCAAAGTTCAACCAACTGAAAAGCATCTTGTTTGTTTAATTGATCTTTTAGCTCGAGCCGGCCAAGTTGAGGTTGCTTGGAAATTGATAGACTCCATGGCCTGTGAGCCAGTGATTGCTATTTGGGTGGCACTCCTATCTGGTTGCCTCAATCATAAGAAATTTTTTGTCGGAGAGTTCGTGGCCAAGAAGGTTCTTGAGCTAAATCCAGACAGTCCTGGAATATATTCCCTTGTTTCAAATTTCTTTTCTGCAGCAAGAAAGTGGGATGAAGTAGCCAAGTTAAGAAAGCTCATGAAAATGGAAGGAATGAAGAAAGAACCTGGTTACAGTGTAGTAGAGGTGAGTGGGgtatttcattcttttctcgCCGAAAGTAAGTGCCACCCTCGATATCAACAGATTTTGGGAGTTTTAGAGGAAATGGAGATTGAGATGAGAGCTATGGGATATGTACCAAAAACTGAATTTGTGTCGCATAATATCTAA